The following proteins are encoded in a genomic region of Sorangiineae bacterium MSr12523:
- a CDS encoding DUF4965 domain-containing protein produces the protein MKPILPQRSIAIFATALPTILALGASFVACSSTDSPARSNGPQDSGNPPALDAANNALDGANDALEAEAPPPFMPPAIQAWRAPAYPLVASDPYFSIWSFSDNLCQSWPRHWTGATQALQSMVRVDGRSFRLMGLAPNGVPCATQTSVKVTPTRTVYEFIAASVNVRLTFLTPRLTDDLDVFSRSASYVTWDVRANDGKSHEVAVYFDNSAESVVDSVSQQVTWDTVAVDGMLVRRMGTVEQPVLQKKGDNLRIDWGYLHQAVPAAAGVKQVVAADVDARNAFAANQELPSSDDARKPRAANDAWPVMASTFALPGVGSDWTSRTLILAYDDEYSIESMGTRLRPYWRRNGAGAVDLVKAAQSDYGALRARSEAFDAALVEDLERAGGPNLVRIGALAYRQAMAAHKLVAGTDGKPLFFSKENFSNGCIATVDVTYPSAPLYLLLNPTLLEGMLAPIADYAASARWKFDFAPHDLGTYPIANGQVYGGGETSEENQMPVEESANLVLLFAALAKAQGNTDFATRHWNLLVKWSAYLEKTGFDPGSQLCTDDFAGHLAHNVNLSAKAIVALGAYAQLLDARKMTEEAARVRGVAKEFAAKWLEQSKDGDHTRLAFDKPGTWSQKYNLVWDRILGLGLFPDSVAQKELAYARTRMLGYGLPLDNREVYTKLDWTIWTATLTGNRADFDTLVAPVAQFLNDTPDRVPMSDWYMTSDGHQRGFQARSVVGGVFIPLLYDGPTWQKWRQGGAHGGN, from the coding sequence ATGAAACCTATTCTGCCGCAACGCTCGATTGCCATTTTCGCAACCGCACTTCCCACGATTTTGGCGTTGGGCGCCAGCTTCGTGGCCTGTTCATCGACGGACTCTCCCGCTCGTTCGAACGGCCCGCAAGATAGCGGGAACCCTCCTGCGCTCGACGCTGCCAATAACGCACTCGATGGCGCCAATGACGCTTTGGAGGCGGAGGCGCCCCCGCCCTTCATGCCCCCTGCGATTCAAGCCTGGCGCGCGCCGGCGTATCCTCTCGTTGCCTCCGATCCGTACTTCAGCATTTGGTCCTTCTCCGACAACCTCTGTCAGAGCTGGCCGCGCCATTGGACGGGGGCCACGCAGGCCTTGCAAAGCATGGTGCGCGTGGACGGGCGGAGCTTCCGACTCATGGGCCTCGCCCCGAACGGCGTGCCTTGTGCGACGCAAACCAGTGTCAAGGTCACGCCGACCCGCACGGTGTACGAGTTCATCGCGGCCAGCGTCAACGTGAGGCTCACGTTTCTCACGCCGCGCCTCACCGACGATTTGGACGTGTTCTCGCGTTCGGCGTCGTACGTCACCTGGGACGTGCGGGCGAACGATGGCAAGTCGCACGAGGTCGCCGTGTACTTCGATAACTCGGCCGAGTCCGTGGTCGATTCGGTGTCGCAGCAGGTCACCTGGGATACGGTCGCCGTCGATGGCATGCTCGTTCGGCGCATGGGCACCGTCGAGCAGCCGGTGCTGCAAAAGAAAGGCGACAATCTGCGCATCGATTGGGGCTATCTGCACCAAGCCGTGCCCGCGGCGGCCGGCGTCAAACAGGTCGTCGCCGCCGACGTCGATGCGCGAAACGCCTTTGCCGCCAACCAGGAATTGCCCAGTAGCGACGACGCCCGCAAGCCCCGAGCCGCCAATGACGCGTGGCCCGTCATGGCCAGCACGTTCGCCCTTCCGGGCGTGGGCTCGGATTGGACATCGCGCACGTTGATTCTCGCCTACGACGACGAATACAGCATCGAATCCATGGGCACGCGTCTGCGCCCGTATTGGCGTCGGAACGGCGCCGGCGCGGTCGATCTCGTCAAGGCTGCCCAATCGGATTACGGCGCTCTGCGCGCACGCAGTGAGGCTTTCGATGCTGCGCTCGTCGAAGACCTCGAGCGCGCGGGCGGGCCCAACTTGGTGCGCATCGGCGCCCTCGCCTACCGGCAAGCCATGGCCGCCCACAAGCTGGTCGCGGGCACCGATGGCAAGCCGCTCTTCTTCTCGAAGGAGAACTTCAGCAATGGCTGCATCGCCACGGTGGATGTCACCTACCCGTCGGCGCCGCTGTACCTGCTCTTGAATCCGACCTTGCTCGAGGGCATGCTCGCGCCCATTGCCGATTATGCCGCTTCGGCGCGCTGGAAATTCGATTTTGCGCCGCACGATCTCGGCACGTACCCCATCGCCAATGGCCAAGTGTACGGCGGCGGCGAGACCAGCGAAGAGAACCAGATGCCCGTCGAGGAGTCGGCCAATCTGGTGCTCTTGTTTGCTGCCTTGGCGAAGGCACAGGGAAATACGGACTTTGCAACGCGCCATTGGAATTTGCTGGTCAAATGGAGCGCGTATTTGGAGAAAACCGGATTCGATCCGGGAAGCCAGCTTTGCACCGACGATTTTGCCGGCCACCTCGCGCACAACGTGAACCTCTCGGCCAAGGCCATCGTCGCGCTTGGAGCCTACGCACAATTGCTCGATGCCCGAAAAATGACCGAGGAGGCCGCGCGCGTGCGCGGAGTTGCCAAGGAATTCGCTGCCAAATGGCTCGAGCAGTCGAAAGATGGAGACCACACGCGGCTGGCGTTCGACAAGCCCGGCACGTGGAGCCAGAAGTACAACCTCGTGTGGGATCGCATTCTGGGGCTCGGATTGTTCCCCGATTCCGTCGCCCAAAAGGAACTCGCCTATGCGCGCACGCGCATGCTCGGCTATGGCCTCCCGCTAGACAATCGCGAGGTGTACACGAAGCTCGATTGGACGATATGGACCGCCACGCTCACCGGCAATCGCGCCGACTTCGATACCCTGGTGGCACCGGTCGCCCAGTTCTTGAATGACACGCCCGATCGCGTGCCCATGTCCGACTGGTACATGACCTCCGACGGGCACCAGCGGGGCTTTCAGGCGCGCTCCGTCGTCGGCGGTGTCTTCATCCCCCTCCTTTATGACGGCCCCACTTGGCAGAAATGGCGCCAAGGTGGCGCGCATGGTGGCAACTGA
- a CDS encoding efflux RND transporter permease subunit — protein sequence MNITDVSIKNPVFAWMLMACTVLFGIVAVTRIGVSQYPDVDNPNITVSLSWPGASPPAVERQIVEPIEQAISQVEGVQSLASQARSGSARITATFDMSRDVDLALQDIQARVAQTQRSLPKDVQAPTVSKSNPDDTAILTIGVSGPFSRQMLADAARYQVQERLQTVPGVGQITLNGVVDRNVRIWLDASKLAEKGIVANDIISAIQREHVEVPGGQLMSGGRALDVRLLGEALDLDSFRRLVIKRSKPAPVYLEDVASVEDGFADATSIALLDGVPFQALGVLKQRGTNAIAVATGVRQRVAEIQSSLPDGMKVDILFDSTTFIEESVHEIELELVMAVVLTAFVCWLFLGSLSSTMNVVLAIPMSLLGTIAVVYFFGFTLNTFTLLGLSLAVGLVVDDAVMVMENIFRHAEMGKDRKKASSDGTKEITFAALAATLAVIAIFLPVIFMKGVIGRFFFQFGVTLSVAVMLSYFEAITLAPARCSQMLSTSREGRSRVGKAADAAFSWLERFYARVIAGALKRPNTILLAAMVVLGGSLALVKLVPTEFVPSQDQSRLTVRVQTEGGSSIEAAAPLLAKVEERLAKHPEIEHTMVTLSAANGQYTLNLVPPDKRKLSAQQLMAVLRKELSGIPGVKASIQDPSQQSFGAAKGSPVAFTVRGSDWDQLVTASTKLQEDLEASGVAADLNSDYRIGSPELQIIPDRARATELGISVSDLGSTVSALVGGNTVGKFTTEGRRIDIRMRLLASQRSRPEDLSLIQMRTATGQLVPMSMVVSQREQPVLQTISHLDRERAISINGNVGPGHSQQEAMAKVMELAKALPMGIHVVATGQASQLEETTGGLWFALGIGILVAYMVLASQFNSFLHPVTVLTILPLAVAGAVMGLVVSGKSLNLFSMIGLLLLMGIVKKNAILLVEYANHVREQEPHLDAAEAMKKAGPLRLRPILMTTVATMMAAVPPILGLGPGTETRSPMAAAVLGGLTVSTILSLVVVPAFYVVTDRAKARLAARLFTARAPSP from the coding sequence GTGAACATCACCGACGTCTCCATCAAGAATCCGGTGTTCGCGTGGATGCTCATGGCCTGCACGGTGCTCTTCGGCATCGTCGCCGTGACCCGCATCGGCGTGAGCCAGTACCCGGACGTCGACAACCCGAACATCACCGTCTCCCTCTCCTGGCCCGGCGCCTCCCCGCCGGCGGTGGAGCGGCAGATCGTCGAGCCCATCGAGCAGGCCATCTCCCAGGTGGAGGGCGTGCAGTCGCTTGCCTCCCAGGCGCGCTCGGGCAGCGCGCGCATCACGGCGACGTTCGACATGTCGCGCGACGTCGATCTCGCCCTGCAGGACATCCAGGCGCGGGTCGCGCAGACCCAGCGCTCGCTTCCGAAGGACGTCCAGGCGCCCACGGTCTCCAAGTCGAACCCCGACGACACGGCCATCCTGACCATCGGTGTTTCCGGCCCATTTTCGCGCCAGATGCTCGCCGATGCCGCGCGCTACCAAGTGCAAGAGCGCCTGCAAACCGTGCCCGGCGTGGGGCAGATCACCCTGAACGGCGTCGTCGACCGCAACGTGCGCATCTGGCTCGACGCGAGCAAGCTCGCCGAGAAGGGCATCGTGGCCAACGACATCATCAGCGCCATTCAGCGCGAGCACGTCGAGGTGCCGGGCGGGCAGCTCATGAGCGGCGGCCGCGCGCTCGACGTGCGCCTGCTCGGCGAGGCGCTCGATCTGGACAGCTTCCGGCGCCTGGTCATCAAGCGCTCCAAGCCCGCACCCGTGTACCTGGAGGACGTGGCGAGCGTCGAGGACGGCTTCGCCGACGCGACCAGCATCGCCTTGCTCGACGGTGTGCCGTTCCAGGCGCTCGGCGTGCTCAAACAGCGCGGCACCAACGCCATCGCCGTGGCCACCGGCGTGCGCCAGCGCGTGGCCGAGATCCAGAGCAGCCTTCCCGACGGGATGAAGGTCGACATCCTGTTCGACTCGACGACCTTCATCGAGGAGTCGGTCCACGAGATCGAGCTCGAGCTGGTCATGGCCGTGGTGCTCACGGCCTTCGTGTGCTGGCTCTTTCTCGGCTCGCTCTCCAGCACGATGAACGTCGTCCTCGCGATCCCCATGTCGCTGCTGGGCACCATCGCGGTGGTGTACTTCTTCGGCTTCACCTTGAACACCTTCACCTTGCTGGGCCTGTCGCTGGCCGTCGGCTTGGTGGTCGACGACGCCGTCATGGTCATGGAGAACATTTTCCGCCACGCGGAGATGGGCAAGGACCGAAAAAAGGCGTCCAGCGATGGCACCAAGGAGATCACCTTCGCGGCGCTGGCGGCGACGCTCGCGGTCATTGCCATCTTCTTGCCCGTGATCTTCATGAAGGGCGTCATCGGCCGTTTCTTCTTCCAATTCGGTGTGACCCTTTCGGTGGCGGTGATGCTCTCGTACTTCGAGGCCATCACCTTGGCGCCGGCGCGCTGCTCGCAGATGCTCTCCACCTCCCGCGAGGGCCGAAGCCGTGTGGGCAAGGCGGCCGACGCTGCGTTCTCGTGGCTCGAGCGATTCTATGCGCGGGTGATCGCCGGCGCGTTGAAGCGGCCGAACACGATCCTGCTGGCGGCCATGGTGGTGCTGGGCGGCTCGCTGGCGCTTGTGAAGCTCGTGCCCACGGAGTTCGTGCCCTCGCAGGATCAGAGCCGGCTTACGGTGCGCGTGCAGACGGAAGGAGGCTCGTCGATCGAGGCGGCGGCACCGCTTTTGGCGAAGGTCGAGGAGCGCCTGGCAAAGCACCCCGAGATCGAGCACACGATGGTGACCCTGTCGGCCGCCAACGGGCAGTACACGCTAAACCTCGTGCCGCCCGACAAGCGCAAACTGAGCGCGCAGCAGCTCATGGCCGTGCTGCGCAAGGAGCTCTCGGGCATTCCCGGGGTCAAGGCATCCATTCAGGATCCCTCGCAGCAAAGCTTTGGCGCCGCCAAAGGTTCGCCCGTGGCCTTTACCGTGCGTGGCTCGGATTGGGACCAGCTGGTGACGGCGTCGACGAAGCTGCAAGAGGATCTCGAGGCCAGCGGGGTGGCCGCGGACTTGAACTCCGACTACCGCATCGGCTCGCCCGAGCTGCAGATCATCCCGGACCGCGCGCGGGCGACGGAGCTGGGCATCTCGGTGTCCGATTTGGGAAGCACCGTGAGCGCGCTGGTGGGCGGCAACACCGTGGGCAAGTTCACCACGGAGGGACGGCGCATCGACATCCGCATGCGGCTGCTCGCCTCGCAGCGGTCGCGACCCGAGGATCTGTCGCTCATCCAGATGCGCACCGCCACAGGACAGCTGGTTCCCATGTCCATGGTGGTGTCCCAGCGCGAGCAGCCCGTGTTGCAAACGATTAGCCATTTGGATCGCGAGCGCGCGATCAGTATCAATGGCAACGTGGGGCCGGGGCATTCGCAGCAGGAGGCCATGGCCAAGGTGATGGAGCTCGCCAAGGCGCTGCCCATGGGCATTCACGTGGTGGCCACCGGGCAAGCATCGCAGCTCGAGGAGACGACGGGCGGACTCTGGTTCGCCCTCGGCATCGGCATCCTCGTCGCGTACATGGTGCTGGCGAGCCAGTTCAACTCGTTCCTTCACCCCGTCACGGTGCTCACCATTCTGCCGCTGGCCGTGGCCGGCGCCGTGATGGGGCTCGTGGTCTCGGGCAAGTCGCTCAATCTGTTCAGCATGATTGGGCTTTTGCTCTTGATGGGCATCGTGAAAAAGAATGCCATTCTGCTGGTCGAATATGCGAACCACGTGCGCGAGCAGGAGCCGCACCTCGATGCCGCGGAAGCGATGAAGAAGGCGGGGCCCCTGCGCCTTCGGCCCATCTTGATGACCACCGTGGCCACGATGATGGCCGCCGTGCCGCCCATCTTGGGGCTCGGCCCGGGCACCGAGACGCGCAGTCCCATGGCCGCGGCGGTACTTGGAGGGCTCACGGTGTCGACCATTCTGAGCCTGGTCGTCGTGCCCGCGTTTTACGTGGTCACCGATCGGGCCAAGGCGCGACTGGCCGCCCGCCTCTTCACGGCGCGAGCGCCATCGCCGTGA
- a CDS encoding efflux RND transporter periplasmic adaptor subunit has translation MSHRLLFVVALVASVFLLGCKKEEPAPPKSAGGAPRGARGSAAYAVDVMPVQSKTVDYIVQAPGTLDAFERVEVTARVAGVVDKVAFTDGQQVKKGDVLVVIDSERYQLAVNSAKAGLEKVQASQHDVEAMVARRQGASDAHPGLIPGEELETYKTKTLTAKADTAVATEALKVAQLNLRDAFVRAPIEGTIQTRTVETGQYVNTGYLMATLLRADPLLLRFQVEPEHAVRLKPGMVVDFSIRETQNQYKAKISLVAGAADPATHTVAVTAQVDADSKRYWLRPGSFCDVTIDVGARREAPVIPRAATRATDHGYVVYVIEGDAAVEKVVTLGMNTKDGWVEVRNGLSAGELLVVRGVESMTSGARVTANKVDSLDASAPEVPLELDAGARDGGKGGRKRAAGDAAP, from the coding sequence ATGAGCCACCGCCTTCTCTTCGTCGTGGCGCTGGTCGCGTCCGTGTTTCTCCTCGGGTGCAAAAAGGAAGAACCCGCGCCGCCGAAGTCCGCCGGCGGAGCGCCCCGTGGAGCGCGCGGCTCGGCGGCGTACGCGGTCGATGTGATGCCGGTGCAGTCGAAAACCGTCGACTACATCGTGCAGGCGCCCGGCACCTTGGATGCCTTCGAGCGGGTGGAAGTGACGGCGCGCGTGGCGGGCGTGGTCGACAAGGTGGCCTTCACCGATGGGCAGCAGGTCAAGAAGGGCGATGTGCTCGTGGTCATCGACTCCGAGCGCTACCAGCTCGCCGTTAACAGCGCGAAGGCGGGCCTGGAGAAGGTGCAAGCCTCGCAGCACGACGTCGAGGCCATGGTCGCGCGACGCCAGGGCGCGAGCGACGCCCACCCGGGGCTGATCCCGGGCGAGGAGCTGGAGACCTACAAGACGAAAACGTTGACCGCCAAGGCCGACACCGCGGTGGCGACCGAGGCGCTCAAGGTGGCCCAGCTCAATCTGCGCGACGCCTTCGTGCGGGCCCCCATCGAGGGCACCATCCAGACGCGCACGGTGGAGACGGGCCAATACGTCAACACGGGATACCTGATGGCCACGCTCCTTCGGGCCGATCCCCTGCTCTTGCGCTTCCAGGTCGAACCGGAGCATGCCGTGCGGCTCAAGCCGGGCATGGTCGTCGACTTCTCCATCCGCGAGACGCAAAACCAGTACAAGGCGAAGATTTCCCTCGTGGCCGGCGCCGCCGATCCCGCGACACACACCGTGGCGGTCACCGCGCAGGTCGATGCGGACAGCAAGCGGTACTGGCTGCGCCCGGGCTCGTTCTGCGACGTCACCATCGACGTCGGTGCCCGCCGCGAAGCCCCCGTCATTCCGCGCGCCGCCACACGCGCGACCGACCACGGCTACGTGGTCTACGTCATCGAGGGCGACGCCGCCGTGGAAAAAGTGGTCACCCTGGGCATGAACACGAAGGATGGCTGGGTGGAAGTCCGCAATGGCCTTTCGGCCGGTGAATTGCTCGTCGTGCGCGGAGTGGAATCCATGACCAGCGGCGCACGCGTGACGGCAAACAAAGTGGACTCCTTGGATGCATCGGCGCCGGAGGTCCCACTGGAGCTCGACGCAGGCGCGCGCGACGGCGGCAAAGGCGGACGGAAGCGCGCGGCCGGAGATGCAGCGCCGTGA
- a CDS encoding glycoside hydrolase, producing the protein MDTPSTEGNLSSVEPGWPPTISAANPNWMQAGAGNPRRSMPATFVTSWVENGVAKKRQLLSFSNHADGTSVSMQLLWRDYGDNGGWHLARKRVGTTIDWTKGLHDTAPGNEGSFGNVYERQDANHTLVAISYRPVKVDGRWMLVRHESTDHGVSWELSYAPLTLPAGVPPGLIHQGITVTSVGGVETLLLPMYYRNADTYWRWNQALIKSTDGGQSWSYQGMIAQQTPWCPGFQSVPKAVVRPLIPADGSAPAGGNGFAEATVAETRSGKLLAVVRCDQWFLDTRLSPDQHVRSYLYKSISSDHGATWSAPARIAVPNSGSGPVSGLPVYGVSPKLVRMGGGALMLAFGRPGNILAFDSTGEGDHWETFKGWPDSKRWDNAPTPPAGDDGIAPEGRLWIHHGSSGYMGIAKLSEQQFMVVGDNCQADWGCGYTPPAGSSYPHGTDYFLWNLLVSYIPK; encoded by the coding sequence GTGGATACCCCGTCGACCGAGGGAAACCTTTCCTCGGTGGAGCCCGGGTGGCCGCCGACGATCAGCGCCGCCAACCCGAATTGGATGCAGGCCGGTGCGGGCAATCCACGAAGGTCCATGCCTGCCACGTTCGTTACCAGCTGGGTCGAGAATGGCGTGGCGAAGAAGCGTCAGCTACTCAGCTTCAGCAATCACGCGGACGGCACCTCGGTGTCGATGCAGCTTCTCTGGCGCGACTACGGCGACAACGGCGGCTGGCACCTCGCTCGAAAGCGCGTGGGCACGACCATCGACTGGACCAAGGGGTTGCACGACACCGCGCCGGGCAACGAAGGATCTTTCGGGAACGTCTACGAACGCCAGGATGCGAATCACACGTTGGTGGCCATCAGTTACCGACCTGTGAAAGTGGACGGCCGATGGATGCTGGTGCGGCACGAATCGACGGACCATGGCGTCTCGTGGGAGCTTTCCTATGCGCCGCTCACGCTCCCCGCGGGTGTGCCGCCCGGGCTCATTCATCAAGGCATCACCGTCACCTCCGTCGGGGGCGTGGAGACCTTGCTTCTCCCCATGTATTACCGCAACGCCGATACCTATTGGCGTTGGAACCAAGCCTTGATCAAGAGCACCGACGGTGGCCAAAGCTGGTCCTACCAAGGCATGATTGCGCAGCAGACCCCCTGGTGTCCGGGCTTCCAATCCGTACCCAAGGCGGTCGTGCGCCCGCTGATTCCGGCCGATGGCTCCGCACCCGCCGGCGGAAATGGCTTCGCCGAGGCAACGGTCGCCGAGACCCGCTCGGGAAAGCTCCTGGCCGTGGTCCGTTGCGATCAGTGGTTCCTGGACACGCGTCTCTCGCCGGACCAGCATGTCCGATCGTATTTGTACAAATCGATTTCGAGCGATCACGGCGCGACCTGGTCCGCGCCCGCGCGAATCGCTGTTCCGAACAGCGGCAGCGGCCCCGTTTCTGGGCTGCCCGTGTACGGTGTATCCCCGAAGCTCGTACGCATGGGTGGGGGCGCGCTGATGCTCGCGTTCGGCCGCCCTGGCAACATTCTGGCATTCGATTCGACCGGCGAAGGCGATCACTGGGAGACCTTCAAGGGCTGGCCCGATAGCAAACGTTGGGACAATGCCCCGACGCCGCCCGCCGGCGACGATGGCATTGCGCCCGAGGGACGGCTCTGGATCCACCATGGATCGAGCGGCTACATGGGTATTGCCAAGCTGTCGGAACAGCAATTCATGGTCGTCGGGGACAACTGCCAGGCCGATTGGGGCTGCGGTTACACGCCGCCCGCAGGCTCGTCGTATCCGCACGGCACGGACTACTTTTTGTGGAATCTGTTGGTGAGCTACATTCCGAAATAG
- a CDS encoding amidohydrolase family protein: MMMNRRRFLYAAAAGGAMLSLPYMPKLWAASCDLIVRGGRVVDPSLGIDGIRDVAVAGGRIVAIGENIKADAPETIDARGKLVTPGLIDIHCHAAQLKDGPALVLLDGVTSYLDGGSYGADGIDQAASLVKSGPNLGRLLVNISRIGVDTQKGELRDLSLADVDLARAAIARNRGVVIGVKVRLSNNVTGPNDLEALRRAQEAATPFGLPLMIHIGQSYSPLPAILSLLKRGDVVTHVYAPAPNGILDDSGRILPEVLSARRRGVLFDFGNGTLQHFNWDVFERGVKQGFLPDTISTDWVGPQSRTTNVVDLPNVMSKFLTFGLSLSDVIARVTVNSARAFGAFSDRGTLKVGAPADITVLELREGSFQFQDNYKGVRTGRQRLFPFATVVGGKKAPHRV; the protein is encoded by the coding sequence ATGATGATGAACCGTCGTCGGTTTCTGTACGCTGCCGCCGCAGGCGGGGCGATGCTGTCACTGCCCTATATGCCGAAGCTGTGGGCGGCAAGCTGCGACTTGATTGTCAGGGGCGGACGGGTCGTGGACCCATCGCTTGGCATCGACGGGATCCGCGACGTGGCGGTCGCCGGCGGACGAATCGTCGCTATCGGGGAGAACATCAAGGCTGATGCCCCGGAGACCATCGACGCGCGCGGCAAGCTGGTCACGCCGGGGCTCATTGACATTCATTGCCACGCAGCCCAGCTCAAAGACGGGCCGGCGCTCGTGCTTCTCGACGGTGTCACCAGTTACCTCGACGGCGGTTCGTACGGTGCCGATGGCATCGATCAGGCTGCCTCTCTCGTGAAGAGTGGACCGAACCTTGGTCGCCTGCTTGTCAACATCTCGCGCATCGGCGTCGACACCCAGAAAGGCGAGCTGCGCGATCTGAGCCTTGCTGACGTCGACTTGGCGCGCGCCGCCATCGCGCGCAACCGCGGTGTCGTCATCGGCGTGAAGGTACGGCTTTCCAACAACGTCACCGGCCCCAACGATCTCGAGGCGTTGCGGCGAGCGCAGGAAGCCGCCACCCCGTTCGGGCTGCCATTGATGATCCACATCGGCCAGTCCTACTCGCCATTGCCGGCGATCCTGTCGTTGCTCAAGCGCGGCGACGTGGTCACGCATGTATACGCGCCGGCGCCCAATGGCATCCTCGACGACAGCGGGCGCATTCTTCCCGAGGTGCTCTCCGCCCGCCGTCGCGGCGTCCTGTTCGACTTCGGCAACGGCACGCTCCAACACTTCAATTGGGACGTCTTCGAACGCGGCGTCAAACAGGGCTTCCTCCCGGACACCATCTCCACCGACTGGGTGGGCCCTCAGTCACGCACGACGAACGTTGTCGATTTGCCCAACGTCATGTCGAAATTCCTGACGTTCGGCCTGTCGCTCAGCGACGTGATCGCCCGTGTCACGGTCAACAGCGCGCGTGCGTTCGGTGCATTCAGCGACCGCGGCACCCTCAAGGTAGGCGCGCCAGCTGATATCACCGTGCTGGAGCTGCGCGAGGGATCGTTCCAGTTCCAGGACAATTACAAAGGCGTACGGACCGGCCGCCAACGGCTGTTCCCGTTTGCCACCGTAGTCGGCGGCAAGAAGGCACCGCACCGGGTGTGA
- a CDS encoding TolC family protein, which produces MIWQRSLLTFLLLLWSSAAAAEGPLRLEDAVRLALQNNERAQKAPLRVEVAEGQLDRARDAFFPTLAAQGSSVYRPDAAGRSNPTNSGTLTLTQPLLNPSAFPQYSQQKHNREAEKWGAAQDKRQLAFETAKAFIQALTTENVLTSARRKLDSARINLETSQARADAGLASTNDVTKAQLQVSTSEGQVANAQGNVRRAYIQLSFLVGQTVAGPLVPPDNTTKAAERFEQSRANQVKTALNRREQGLAAAQDRRPDVQSLHERNEALQASAKEPLYRLIPTLNASGQLRFVPDPLPGEKGVDEQVALNLSWQIFDAGFRYADRKQRLAQLESSRLDEKLLRRSVQNDIALALAALHAARENFNAALAAATAAQKNSEETAILYKQGLARAIEVNDANDKQFEADVTRESAKLSMEQAYLDLRNALGFGPLDTDRGTEP; this is translated from the coding sequence GTGATCTGGCAACGTAGTCTGTTGACGTTTCTCTTGTTGCTCTGGTCGAGCGCGGCTGCCGCCGAGGGCCCTCTGCGGCTCGAGGATGCCGTACGCCTCGCACTTCAAAACAACGAGCGCGCGCAAAAGGCGCCGCTGCGCGTGGAGGTCGCCGAGGGCCAACTCGACCGCGCGCGGGATGCGTTCTTTCCAACGCTGGCCGCGCAGGGATCGAGCGTGTATCGACCGGACGCGGCGGGACGCTCGAACCCGACCAACAGCGGCACCTTGACGTTGACGCAGCCACTGCTCAATCCAAGTGCATTTCCGCAGTATTCGCAGCAAAAGCACAATCGCGAGGCGGAAAAGTGGGGCGCTGCGCAGGACAAACGGCAGCTCGCGTTCGAAACGGCAAAGGCCTTCATTCAGGCCCTCACCACGGAGAATGTGCTCACCTCCGCACGGCGCAAACTCGATAGCGCGCGCATCAACCTCGAGACCTCGCAGGCGCGCGCCGATGCCGGCCTGGCCAGCACCAACGACGTGACGAAGGCCCAACTGCAGGTCTCCACCTCCGAAGGCCAAGTTGCCAATGCGCAAGGCAACGTTCGCCGGGCCTACATCCAACTTTCCTTTCTGGTCGGACAGACCGTCGCGGGGCCGCTCGTGCCCCCGGACAACACCACCAAGGCTGCCGAGCGGTTCGAACAATCGCGCGCCAACCAGGTGAAAACGGCCTTGAATCGACGCGAGCAGGGCCTGGCGGCGGCGCAGGATCGGAGGCCCGACGTGCAGTCGCTCCACGAACGCAACGAGGCGCTGCAAGCATCGGCCAAGGAGCCGCTCTACCGGCTCATTCCGACGCTCAATGCATCGGGGCAGCTTCGCTTCGTCCCCGATCCGCTGCCGGGCGAAAAAGGCGTCGACGAGCAAGTGGCGCTGAACCTTTCGTGGCAGATTTTCGATGCGGGCTTCCGCTACGCCGACCGAAAGCAGCGGCTGGCGCAACTCGAGAGCTCGCGGCTCGATGAGAAACTGCTGCGAAGGTCCGTGCAGAACGACATCGCGCTGGCGCTCGCGGCGCTGCATGCGGCGCGGGAAAATTTCAATGCCGCGTTGGCTGCAGCCACCGCAGCGCAGAAAAACTCGGAGGAAACCGCCATTCTGTACAAGCAAGGCCTGGCGAGGGCCATCGAGGTCAACGACGCCAACGACAAACAATTCGAAGCCGACGTCACGCGCGAATCGGCCAAGCTCTCGATGGAGCAGGCTTACCTGGATCTGCGCAATGCGCTGGGGTTCGGGCCGCTCGACACGGATCGGGGGACCGAGCCATGA